The Blochmannia endosymbiont of Camponotus sp. genome includes a window with the following:
- the holA gene encoding DNA polymerase III subunit delta, with translation MIWIYPEQLFLELQKELKSVYLLLGNDSYLLQESYLSIIKAAKILNFNTSINVELDIYSDWKDIFNLFKTSSLFEKRKIFSLKFTQNYPVSYFKKNIPLLFSLLHNDLVLIIYIQESNQISKNNIGLQYFDKKGIFVDCSPLTYGRMTTWIENQAKHMKLVIENLACQLLCYYYEGSLIFLHQVLQNLSLIYPDGNLNFIRVKKVVTDSACFNVNHWIEAILIGKKQRADRILRQLKYMEVDLEALLRKIKSEVLMIINIKYGMAQRKSLFSLLKQYKVYKEYRHMLLSRAVKRLSLFKLYQSLELLVQIELRYKKDYISLSWSNFEVLSALLCYDEKTILNI, from the coding sequence ATGATTTGGATATATCCAGAACAATTATTTTTAGAATTACAAAAAGAACTTAAGTCTGTTTATTTATTGCTAGGAAACGATTCTTATCTTTTGCAAGAGAGTTATCTTAGTATTATAAAGGCAGCTAAGATACTTAATTTTAATACGTCTATTAATGTAGAATTAGATATATATTCTGATTGGAAGGATATATTTAATTTATTTAAAACGTCAAGTTTATTTGAAAAACGAAAAATATTTTCGTTGAAATTTACTCAAAATTATCCTGTTTCTTATTTTAAGAAAAATATCCCTTTATTATTTTCATTGCTTCATAACGATTTAGTATTAATTATATACATTCAAGAATCGAATCAAATTAGTAAAAATAATATTGGGTTGCAATATTTTGATAAAAAGGGAATATTTGTTGATTGTAGTCCACTCACATATGGACGGATGACAACATGGATAGAAAATCAAGCGAAGCATATGAAACTCGTTATAGAAAATTTAGCTTGTCAACTGTTATGCTATTACTATGAAGGTAGTTTAATTTTTTTACATCAAGTATTGCAAAATTTATCTTTAATCTATCCTGATGGGAATTTAAATTTTATACGCGTCAAAAAAGTAGTTACTGATTCGGCATGTTTTAATGTTAATCATTGGATAGAAGCAATTTTGATAGGTAAAAAACAACGTGCTGATCGCATTTTGCGACAGTTGAAATATATGGAAGTTGATTTAGAAGCTTTATTGCGTAAAATTAAATCTGAAGTATTAATGATAATTAATATAAAATATGGTATGGCACAAAGAAAATCATTATTTAGTTTATTAAAACAATATAAAGTATACAAAGAGTATCGTCACATGTTGTTGTCTAGAGCAGTGAAACGGTTAAGTTTATTTAAATTATATCAATCACTTGAATTATTAGTACAAATAGAATTAAGATATAAAAAGGATTATATTTCTCTTTCATGGTCTAATTTTGAGGTATTGTCAGCTTTATTATGTTACGATGAAAAAACAATACTTAATATATAA
- the cysS gene encoding cysteine--tRNA ligase: protein MLKIFNTLTRKKERLIPLVNGKIKIYVCGVTVYDLCHLGHARTFLAFDTIIRYLRHCGYQVNYVRNITDIDDKIIKRAYENNETTKQLTNRMIQEMHLDFDTLNILRPNYEPKVTDHINIIIKLIHLLIKKKHAYVASNGDIMFSVKTMHNYGILSRKKKIPEIYNNILKTPNIKNPLIDFVLWKTSKPGEPYWPSPWGAGRPGWHIECSAMNHSIFGNQLDIHGGGSDLIFPHHENEMAQSVCAYNIPYAKIWIHSGMLLLNHEKMSKSSNNFFTIRDILKRYDPETIRYFLMSAHYRNQLKYDDNSLKSARASLKRLYIALRDTKPNTEIKLSDKDYFISKFISKMNDDFNTPEAYSILFDIAHKLNDLKIKHHSLTPKIATTLKYLANIIGLLYQNPEIFLKETASKNNKKFHIKKIKKLIKRREDARKNNQWELSDKIRNKLTVMGVTLEDGPTGITKWHYNNTNMQ, encoded by the coding sequence ATGCTAAAAATTTTTAATACTTTAACAAGAAAAAAAGAAAGACTTATACCTCTTGTTAATGGCAAAATCAAAATATATGTTTGTGGTGTTACTGTATATGACTTATGCCATCTTGGTCATGCTAGAACATTCCTAGCATTTGATACTATTATCCGTTATTTGCGTCACTGTGGATATCAAGTAAATTACGTTCGTAATATTACAGATATAGATGACAAAATTATAAAAAGAGCCTATGAAAATAACGAAACAACCAAACAATTAACTAATCGTATGATTCAAGAAATGCATTTAGATTTCGATACATTAAATATATTACGTCCAAATTACGAACCAAAAGTAACCGATCATATTAATATAATTATTAAACTTATTCACCTACTAATCAAAAAAAAACACGCATATGTAGCTTCTAATGGGGATATAATGTTCTCTGTAAAAACCATGCATAACTACGGAATCTTATCTAGAAAAAAAAAAATACCCGAAATATACAACAATATATTAAAGACACCAAATATAAAAAACCCCCTTATAGATTTCGTGCTGTGGAAAACATCTAAACCAGGCGAACCCTATTGGCCATCTCCATGGGGAGCAGGACGTCCAGGATGGCATATTGAATGTTCTGCTATGAACCATTCTATTTTCGGTAATCAATTAGATATTCATGGTGGAGGATCTGATTTAATTTTCCCACATCATGAAAATGAAATGGCCCAATCTGTTTGTGCTTATAATATACCTTATGCAAAGATATGGATACATTCCGGTATGCTATTATTAAACCATGAAAAAATGTCGAAATCATCAAATAATTTTTTTACTATACGTGACATTTTAAAACGTTATGATCCTGAAACAATAAGATATTTTTTAATGTCTGCCCATTATCGTAACCAATTAAAATATGATGACAATAGTCTTAAAAGTGCACGAGCATCTCTGAAACGACTTTATATTGCTTTGAGAGATACCAAACCTAATACCGAAATTAAACTTAGTGATAAAGACTACTTTATATCAAAATTTATCTCTAAAATGAATGATGATTTCAATACGCCAGAAGCATATTCAATACTATTTGACATAGCACATAAATTAAATGATTTAAAAATTAAACATCATTCTCTCACCCCAAAAATAGCAACCACTTTAAAATATTTAGCAAACATTATCGGATTACTGTATCAAAATCCAGAAATTTTTTTAAAAGAAACAGCATCAAAAAATAATAAAAAATTTCATATTAAAAAAATTAAAAAATTAATTAAACGTCGTGAAGATGCTCGAAAAAACAACCAATGGGAATTATCTGATAAAATACGAAACAAACTAACTGTCATGGGAGTAACATTAGAAGACGGCCCTACAGGCATAACAAAATGGCATTATAACAATACAAACATGCAATAA
- a CDS encoding DMT family transporter has product MILGIAFAIISGLLWGLIFIGPLLIPEYPSILQASGRYIAFGLISIPLSWYDRARLRKLLLQDWLEAIKLVLAGHLVYYTCLTSAIQRIGAPISTAIIGTLPLMLTITTHIISNNKQKLPYHTLLISLFLMGIGLLCVNVSELKSEFFIFNIWQYISGIMLAIISVLCWAWYALRNARWLKTHPYNKPITWANAQGVVTLPLSCLVYCFVCICCSDLIQDEFVLPFGPRPVFFVLLMILIGFCCSWLGTFFWNEASQRLPTTLIGPLIVVETIAGLIYSFIHRQSWPSPLILIGMFLLISGVTYIIQIRKTMR; this is encoded by the coding sequence ATGATACTAGGAATTGCTTTTGCTATAATCTCAGGATTATTGTGGGGATTGATCTTTATTGGTCCCCTATTAATACCAGAATATCCCAGTATATTACAAGCATCTGGTCGTTATATCGCGTTTGGATTAATTTCAATACCACTATCATGGTACGATAGAGCGCGTTTACGTAAATTATTATTGCAGGATTGGCTAGAAGCGATTAAATTAGTTTTAGCAGGCCACCTAGTCTATTACACATGTTTAACAAGTGCTATTCAACGCATTGGGGCTCCGATCTCAACAGCCATTATTGGAACCTTACCTTTAATGTTAACTATCACAACACATATTATTTCTAATAATAAACAAAAATTACCATATCATACTTTACTAATATCATTGTTTCTAATGGGAATAGGATTATTATGTGTAAACGTTTCTGAATTAAAATCTGAATTCTTCATATTTAATATATGGCAATACATCAGCGGAATAATGTTAGCAATTATTTCTGTTTTGTGCTGGGCATGGTACGCATTAAGGAATGCACGTTGGTTAAAAACACATCCATACAATAAACCTATAACTTGGGCCAACGCACAAGGAGTAGTTACATTACCGCTATCATGTCTCGTTTACTGTTTTGTATGTATCTGTTGTTCAGATCTTATTCAAGATGAATTCGTATTGCCTTTTGGACCCAGACCAGTTTTTTTTGTTTTATTAATGATTTTAATTGGATTTTGTTGCTCTTGGTTAGGCACATTCTTTTGGAATGAAGCTAGTCAAAGATTACCAACAACATTAATAGGCCCACTAATTGTAGTAGAAACTATAGCAGGTTTAATATATTCATTTATACATCGCCAATCATGGCCATCTCCGTTAATTTTAATTGGAATGTTTTTATTAATTTCTGGAGTTACATATATCATACAAATTCGAAAAACCATGCGCTAA
- a CDS encoding UDP-2,3-diacylglucosamine diphosphatase produces MSILFISDIHLRSESPDVTDGFLHFLNYFAIRARALYILGDLFEIWLGDDDCKSLHINIARALKRLNENKISCYFIHGNRDFLLGKEYAKACGMILLSSKQVLKLESGKKIVILHGDTLCSDDNSYRLFRKCFRHIVVQKLFLLLPLSVRSHIFSIVRSFCARHKQCKSKKKLGINLRMATDILIKNHADIMIHGHTHQPMIYKVFRSKKDILNIMALGCWNKYGSVIEINEENDNIVFMEFPIC; encoded by the coding sequence ATGTCAATTTTATTTATTTCAGATATTCACTTGCGTTCAGAATCTCCAGATGTTACTGATGGATTTTTGCATTTTTTAAATTATTTCGCAATACGTGCTCGAGCCCTTTATATTTTAGGAGATTTGTTTGAAATTTGGTTAGGAGATGATGATTGTAAATCATTACATATTAATATTGCTAGAGCTTTAAAAAGATTAAATGAAAATAAAATTTCATGTTATTTTATTCATGGCAATCGTGATTTTTTATTGGGAAAAGAATATGCTAAGGCTTGCGGTATGATATTATTATCTTCAAAACAAGTTCTAAAATTAGAATCAGGAAAAAAAATAGTTATTTTACATGGAGATACTTTGTGTTCTGATGATAATTCGTATAGATTGTTTAGAAAATGTTTTCGCCATATTGTAGTGCAGAAGTTATTTTTGTTATTACCGTTATCTGTACGTTCACATATTTTTAGTATCGTACGTTCATTTTGTGCACGACATAAACAATGTAAATCAAAAAAAAAATTGGGTATTAATTTAAGAATGGCTACAGATATCTTAATTAAGAATCATGCAGATATTATGATTCATGGACATACTCATCAGCCAATGATTTATAAAGTTTTTAGATCTAAAAAAGATATATTAAATATAATGGCGTTAGGGTGTTGGAATAAATATGGTTCAGTGATAGAAATAAATGAAGAGAATGATAATATTGTATTTATGGAATTTCCGATATGCTAA
- the rsfS gene encoding ribosome silencing factor, whose product MQSNILKEFVVNIINNIRGQDIICFDMYGKTNITDVMIICTGMSSRHVISISQEILKKSRGIGVRPYGIEGMNFGEWVLVDLGDVVIHVMQKEIRTLYELEKLWC is encoded by the coding sequence GTGCAATCTAATATTTTGAAAGAATTTGTAGTTAATATTATCAATAATATACGGGGACAAGATATTATATGTTTTGACATGTATGGCAAAACTAACATTACAGATGTTATGATTATCTGCACTGGCATGTCTAGTCGTCATGTAATTTCAATATCTCAGGAGATATTGAAAAAATCCCGTGGTATAGGCGTGAGACCTTATGGTATAGAAGGTATGAATTTTGGTGAGTGGGTCTTAGTAGATTTGGGTGACGTGGTTATACATGTAATGCAAAAAGAAATTCGTACCTTATATGAATTAGAAAAGCTTTGGTGTTAG
- the adk gene encoding adenylate kinase produces the protein MRIIFLGPPGSGKGTQAHLISSKYNIPNISTGMMLRQSLTKSPHQSHNIQKNIINAMHTGNLVNDAFIVQLINTRINKNDCCNGFLLDGFPRTILQAEFMKKYKIFVNYVIEFVISDSIVIDRITGRRIHIDSGRTYHIQFNPPKICGLDDITGESLTTRKDDCEQAIRKRLNNYYQHTEPVLDYYRNESKSKKTQYFSINGNRKITEIYEELISLLIEK, from the coding sequence ATACGTATTATATTTCTTGGGCCTCCTGGATCTGGAAAGGGGACACAAGCTCATCTCATTTCAAGTAAATATAACATCCCAAATATTTCTACAGGTATGATGTTACGTCAATCGTTGACCAAAAGTCCGCATCAGTCTCACAATATTCAAAAAAATATAATAAATGCGATGCATACTGGGAATCTAGTAAATGATGCTTTTATAGTGCAATTAATTAACACACGCATTAATAAAAATGATTGCTGTAACGGATTTTTATTGGATGGATTTCCTAGAACAATCTTACAAGCAGAATTTATGAAAAAGTATAAAATTTTTGTAAATTACGTTATAGAATTCGTTATATCAGACTCTATAGTTATTGACCGTATTACAGGTAGACGAATACATATAGATTCTGGCAGAACATATCATATTCAATTTAATCCACCTAAAATTTGTGGATTAGATGACATTACCGGTGAATCTTTGACTACCCGGAAAGATGACTGTGAACAAGCTATACGTAAACGATTAAATAACTACTATCAACATACTGAACCAGTATTAGATTATTACCGAAACGAATCTAAATCTAAAAAAACACAATATTTTTCTATCAATGGAAATCGAAAAATTACTGAAATCTATGAAGAATTAATTAGTTTATTAATTGAAAAATAA
- the rodA gene encoding rod shape-determining protein RodA has translation MNQIIRQNSLWDKYHIDLTLFLLIIFLLLYGTFIMWSACGQNFEMMRLKILQIIGGLLLMVFLAQISPRVYESWAPYIYFLCLILLILVNMVGQISKGAQRWLDFGIIRFQPSEMVKISVVLMVAYYVDRGRHPPSLKNIVIALLLIMIPTTLMLVQPDLGTAILTVSSGLFVLFLSGISWKLIIFTLLSMVLFTPIFWFFCMHEYQRSRITILLHPEIDPLGAGYHIIQSKIAIGSGGLTGKGWLHGTQSQLEFLPERHTDFIFSVIGEELGFLGILVLMLLYLGVIFRGFIIAVKIKHMFGRLIIGSFMLVLFMYIFVNISMVSGLLPVVGIPLPLISYGGSSLLVLMAGFGIVMSINGHRKMISKIL, from the coding sequence ATGAATCAAATTATTCGACAGAATTCATTATGGGACAAGTATCATATTGACTTAACATTATTTCTACTTATTATTTTTTTATTATTATACGGAACTTTTATAATGTGGAGCGCGTGTGGTCAAAATTTTGAAATGATGCGACTAAAAATATTGCAAATTATAGGAGGATTATTGCTTATGGTTTTTTTAGCTCAGATTTCACCTAGAGTTTATGAATCTTGGGCGCCTTATATATATTTTTTATGTCTTATATTATTAATATTAGTTAATATGGTCGGACAAATTAGCAAAGGAGCGCAGCGTTGGTTGGATTTTGGTATAATAAGGTTTCAACCATCAGAAATGGTAAAAATTTCTGTTGTGCTTATGGTGGCATATTATGTTGATAGAGGACGACATCCCCCATCTTTGAAAAATATTGTCATAGCGTTATTATTAATTATGATTCCTACTACACTTATGTTAGTACAACCAGATTTAGGTACAGCAATTTTAACGGTTAGTTCTGGTTTATTTGTATTGTTTTTATCTGGAATTAGCTGGAAATTAATCATATTTACGTTATTGTCAATGGTTTTGTTTACTCCTATATTTTGGTTTTTTTGTATGCACGAATACCAAAGATCTAGAATAACGATATTGTTGCATCCAGAAATTGATCCGTTAGGCGCTGGATATCATATTATTCAATCAAAAATTGCTATTGGTTCGGGTGGTTTGACTGGAAAAGGATGGTTACATGGGACACAATCACAATTGGAATTTTTACCAGAACGTCATACTGATTTTATTTTTTCGGTAATAGGGGAAGAATTAGGATTCTTGGGGATATTAGTATTAATGTTGTTATATTTAGGAGTTATATTTCGTGGATTTATTATCGCGGTTAAAATAAAACATATGTTTGGACGACTAATTATTGGTAGTTTTATGTTAGTACTATTTATGTATATTTTTGTAAATATCAGTATGGTCAGTGGTTTATTACCGGTAGTAGGCATTCCTTTGCCATTAATAAGTTATGGAGGTTCATCTCTATTAGTGTTAATGGCCGGATTTGGTATAGTCATGTCAATAAATGGACATAGAAAAATGATTTCTAAAATTTTGTAA
- the folD gene encoding bifunctional methylenetetrahydrofolate dehydrogenase/methenyltetrahydrofolate cyclohydrolase FolD, whose translation MIAKVIDGKYVSEEIKQKIAKKVCQNVNSGKRAPGLAMILIGHDPVSEIYVANKKKACEQVGFISFLYVLPVTTTENEIFQLIETLNNDDRVDGILIQLPLPNKLRKVSIFEHIAPDKDVDGFHPYNIGCLCQRSPTLRPCTSRGIITLLEWYNIDMFVLHAVVVGASNIVGRPMTMELLLAGCTVSITHRFTQNLKVYIEHADLLIVAVGMANFIPGSWIKRGAIVVDVGINRLSNGDIVGDVHFSSAYERAAYITPVPGGVGPMTVATLIQNTLQAYYNHL comes from the coding sequence ATGATTGCTAAGGTAATTGATGGTAAATATGTATCTGAAGAAATAAAACAAAAGATAGCTAAGAAAGTATGCCAGAATGTGAATTCTGGAAAGCGTGCACCAGGATTAGCTATGATCTTAATAGGGCATGATCCAGTTTCTGAGATATATGTAGCTAACAAAAAAAAAGCATGTGAACAAGTTGGTTTTATTTCGTTTCTTTATGTTTTACCTGTTACAACAACTGAAAATGAAATTTTTCAATTAATTGAAACTTTAAATAATGACGATCGTGTAGATGGTATTTTAATCCAGTTACCATTACCAAACAAATTAAGAAAAGTAAGTATTTTCGAACATATCGCTCCTGATAAAGACGTAGATGGGTTTCACCCATATAATATCGGTTGTTTGTGTCAACGATCTCCTACTCTGCGTCCTTGTACCTCTCGAGGTATTATTACTTTGTTGGAATGGTATAATATAGATATGTTTGTATTACATGCAGTTGTAGTTGGAGCATCAAATATTGTTGGTCGTCCTATGACGATGGAATTGTTGTTGGCGGGATGTACTGTATCGATTACTCATCGTTTTACTCAGAATTTAAAAGTGTATATTGAACATGCTGATTTATTAATAGTAGCAGTAGGCATGGCGAATTTTATTCCTGGTAGCTGGATAAAACGAGGAGCTATAGTAGTAGATGTTGGTATTAATCGTTTAAGTAATGGAGATATAGTTGGCGATGTTCATTTTTCTAGCGCTTATGAACGAGCTGCGTATATTACGCCTGTTCCAGGTGGAGTGGGTCCTATGACGGTTGCTACGCTTATTCAAAACACTTTGCAAGCCTACTATAATCATCTTTGA
- the mrdA gene encoding peptidoglycan DD-transpeptidase MrdA: MKLNDYQIFHNYSAELLLFIRRVTIACIFVLLTTSILFIHLYQIQIVNFNIYTTRSNENRIKIIPIPPKRGIIYDRNGIALALNRTIYQLEITPENTTNLNKTIRELQLLLNLSDYDIVRFEKARKHSSQFVSLPIKIGLTEEQQARFAVNRFRFSGVVMKGYQRRYYPYGSDLSHVIGYVSKINEEEIKRLNKQGILGKYISAPNIGKLGIERYYENVLHGTPGYGAVEINNRGKIIRKLYKRSPIPGRSIVLTLDLNLQQYIVKLLLGSRSSVIVIDPRNGGIKALISNPSYDPNLFVDGISNTEYSILLKDNNCPLLNRATQGMYPPASTVKPYISVSALILGVINQNFLFSDPGWWQLPGSEKRFRDWKRWGHGELNITKALEESSDTFFYQIAYKMGIDSLSEWMNKFGYGRYTGIDLFEELTGVMPTKAWKIQRFNKPWYQGDTIPVGIGQGYWTATPVQMSKALITLINDGNVLIPHLLDSILLEKDYISYHQTECDQVGDPKSDVWKIAKDGMFGAANRPNGTVSGSFSDASYKAAAKSGTAQLFSLKSNQNYDPNRISECLRDHKLMTAFAPYENPTIAVVVILENAKAGISIGTITRKIFDYALLQLN, from the coding sequence ATGAAGTTAAATGATTATCAAATTTTTCATAATTATTCGGCTGAATTATTGTTGTTTATACGTCGGGTAACTATTGCATGTATTTTTGTTTTATTAACTACTAGTATTTTATTTATTCATTTATATCAGATACAAATAGTTAATTTTAATATATATACTACTCGTTCTAACGAAAATCGTATTAAGATTATCCCTATTCCGCCTAAAAGAGGGATTATTTATGATCGTAATGGAATAGCTTTGGCATTAAATCGAACTATTTACCAGTTAGAAATAACACCAGAAAATACAACTAATTTAAATAAAACGATTCGTGAATTGCAGTTATTATTAAATTTAAGCGATTACGATATAGTACGTTTTGAAAAAGCTAGAAAACATTCTTCTCAATTTGTGTCATTACCTATTAAAATTGGTTTAACAGAAGAACAACAAGCTCGGTTTGCTGTTAATAGGTTTAGATTTTCGGGGGTAGTAATGAAAGGCTATCAACGTCGTTATTATCCTTATGGCTCTGATTTGAGTCATGTTATTGGATATGTTTCTAAGATTAATGAAGAGGAAATAAAAAGATTAAATAAACAAGGTATTTTAGGTAAGTACATTTCTGCTCCCAATATAGGTAAATTGGGAATTGAACGTTATTATGAAAATGTTTTACATGGTACTCCAGGTTACGGAGCTGTGGAAATAAATAATCGTGGAAAAATTATTAGAAAATTGTATAAAAGATCTCCAATTCCAGGAAGAAGTATTGTTTTAACATTAGATTTGAATTTACAACAATACATTGTAAAATTGTTATTAGGTAGTCGATCTTCTGTAATAGTCATTGATCCGAGAAATGGTGGAATAAAGGCTTTGATTTCGAATCCTAGTTATGATCCAAATCTATTTGTTGATGGTATATCTAATACAGAATATAGTATTTTACTGAAAGATAATAATTGTCCTTTACTTAATCGCGCTACTCAAGGGATGTATCCCCCTGCATCTACAGTAAAACCTTATATTTCTGTATCTGCTTTAATTTTAGGCGTGATTAATCAAAATTTTTTATTTTCTGATCCTGGTTGGTGGCAATTACCCGGCTCAGAAAAACGTTTTCGAGATTGGAAAAGATGGGGACATGGAGAACTAAATATTACAAAAGCTCTTGAAGAATCTTCTGATACTTTTTTTTACCAAATAGCTTATAAAATGGGAATAGATAGTTTGTCTGAATGGATGAATAAGTTTGGATATGGTAGATATACTGGTATCGATTTATTTGAAGAATTAACTGGAGTCATGCCGACTAAAGCATGGAAAATCCAACGTTTTAATAAACCATGGTATCAAGGAGATACTATACCGGTAGGTATAGGACAGGGATATTGGACTGCTACTCCTGTACAAATGTCTAAGGCTTTAATTACTTTGATCAATGATGGTAATGTGCTTATTCCTCATTTGCTTGATAGTATTTTATTAGAAAAAGATTATATTTCATATCATCAAACGGAATGTGATCAAGTAGGTGATCCAAAATCGGATGTATGGAAGATTGCTAAAGATGGTATGTTTGGCGCAGCTAATCGTCCAAATGGAACGGTGAGTGGCAGTTTTTCTGATGCTTCATATAAAGCAGCGGCTAAGTCTGGTACAGCTCAGTTATTTAGTTTAAAAAGTAATCAAAACTATGATCCAAACAGAATATCTGAATGTCTTAGAGATCATAAATTGATGACCGCATTTGCTCCATATGAAAATCCTACGATAGCAGTAGTAGTAATTTTAGAAAACGCTAAGGCTGGAATATCAATAGGGACAATTACAAGAAAAATATTTGATTATGCTTTATTGCAATTGAATTAA